Proteins from a genomic interval of Oncorhynchus clarkii lewisi isolate Uvic-CL-2024 chromosome 15, UVic_Ocla_1.0, whole genome shotgun sequence:
- the LOC139366722 gene encoding LOW QUALITY PROTEIN: forkhead box protein H1-like (The sequence of the model RefSeq protein was modified relative to this genomic sequence to represent the inferred CDS: inserted 2 bases in 1 codon; substituted 1 base at 1 genomic stop codon), whose amino-acid sequence MTKHWGGQSLLAPPXLSYLRSPSLGGHHDHQLDFHIHPLIATARSSAAXHGPSYSTQVPVQQPPRLEKLAPAQFSWATAPMDKAMLLNHHGPPGTSYQPSPELNKDGPIKEESWDQTKNGKKKNYQRYPKPPYSYLAMIAMVIQNSSEKKLTLSEILKEISTLFPFFKGNYKGWRDSVRHNLSSYDCFVKVLKDPGKPQGKGNFWAVEVSRVPLELLKRQNTAVSRQDETIFAQDLAPYILHGHQHKPHAEPPTPPPPIIVLPRGPITTPPPGPSFTALSPMPTRQLSPSQEDLYRPKLDSSFAIDSLLHSLRPASEAGEPDRGRDCWGVEPHSRPSPPPCTRYSSSARSASASSVSPASSSDEDWRGVSQGGKQVPEGEAGSDGYEDCRPPPHKTARRGCPPPWELPTSYAKYTPPNAVAPPSMRFNGGPLMPLGMPLYGYGGSPVTSNHFVGHAYWPLLPSGRPPLIMDLDTMLQSVPPNKSVFDVLGPPNQSSHQPAGQYALQSEPPLRRYPHY is encoded by the exons ATGACAAAGCACTGGGGGGGTCAGAGCCTGCTGGCACCACC GCTCTCCTACCTGCGCTCTCCTAGCCTGGGAGGCCACCACGACCATCAACTTGACTTCCATATTCATCCTCTGATTGCCACAGCGCGGAGCTCTGCAGCCTAACACGGGCCTTCCTACTCGACCCAGGTGCCAGTCCAACAGCCTCCACGGCTGGAAAAGCTTGCCCCTGCCCAGTTCAGCTGGGCCACAGCGCCCATGGATAAAGCGATGCTGCTAAACCACCACGGACCGCCCGGGACATCCTACCAGCCGTCGCCCGAGCTCAACAAAGATGGGCCGATCAAGGAGGAATCTTGGGACCAGACGAAAAATGGAAAGAAAAAAAACTATCAGCGCTACCCCAAACCACCCTACTCCTACCTCGCAATGATTGCCATGGTCATCCAAAATTCTTCAGAGAAGAAGCTAACGTTGTCTGAG ATTCTAAAGGAGATCAGTACACTTTTCCCTTTTTTCAAAGGGAACTACAAAGGCTGGAGGGACTCAGTGCGACACAACCTCTCTTCCTATGACTGCTTTGTTAAG GTACTGAAGGATCCTGGGAAGCCCCAGGGGAAGGGGAACTTCTGGGCCGTGGAAGTGAGCCGGGTGCCGCTGGAGCTCCTCAAGAGGCAGAACACTGCTGTGTCACGCCAGGATGAGACCATCTTCGCCCAGGATCTTGCTCCTTACATCCTGCATGGGCACCAACATAAGCCACATGCGGAACCCCCGACCCCCCCACCACCAATCATTGTTCTACCCCGAGGACCCATCACAACCCCCCCTCCCGGCCCCTCTTTCACCGCTCTATCCCCCATGCCCACCAGACAGCTCTCCCCCTCTCAGGAGGACCTTTACCGGCCCAAGCTGGACTCGTCCTTTGCCATTGACTCCCTCCTCCACAGCCTGAGGCCGGCCAGCGAAGCAGGAGAACCCGACAGGGGCAGGGACTGCTGGGGGGTGGAGCCCCACTCTCGcccttcccctcctccatgcACTCGCTACTCCTCCTCCGCCCGCAGCGCCTCAGCGAGCTCCGTCAGCCCCGCCTCGTCTTCCGATGAGGACTGGAGGGGCGTGTCGCAAGGCGGGAAGCAGGTGCCCGAGGGCGAGGCGGGATCAGACGGGTACGAGGACTGCAGACCCCCTCCACACAAGACTGCCCGCCGAGGCTGCCCCCCTCCCTGGGAGCTTCCCACCTCATATGCCAAGTACACACCGCCCAATGCTGTGGCCCCGCCCAGCATGCGTTTTAACGGAGGCCCTCTGATGCCTCTGGGCATGCCTCTGTATGGTTACGGAGGGTCTCCTGTCACATCCAACCATTTTGTAGGTCATGCCTACTGGCCCCTCTTACCCAGCGGGCGCCCTCCCCTCATTATGGACCTGGACACTATGCTCCAGTCAGTACCGCCCAATAAGAGTGTGTTTGATGTGCTGGGTCCACCCAATCAGTCGTCTCACCAGCCTGCTGGTCAGTATGCCCTGCAGAGTGAACCCCCTCTCAGACGTTATCCCCATTATTGA